The proteins below are encoded in one region of Arenibacter algicola:
- a CDS encoding peptide-methionine (S)-S-oxide reductase, giving the protein METIHKIAFGGGCHWCTEAVYKSLKGIISVEQGFVASDGEESSFSEAVIVSYEPSDISLEDLILIHLYTHKSTSDHSMRNKYRSAIYTFGPLDVERSTLALQKFQENFKKPLVTKVLPFREFKVSDKAFQNYYYKNPYKPFCKTHIAPKIKLLLLKFADKVDHIKVLNQ; this is encoded by the coding sequence ATGGAAACTATTCATAAGATTGCCTTTGGTGGTGGCTGCCACTGGTGTACCGAAGCCGTTTATAAGTCCTTAAAGGGGATAATAAGCGTAGAACAGGGTTTTGTAGCCTCGGATGGGGAGGAGTCGTCCTTTTCAGAGGCTGTAATAGTTAGTTATGAGCCAAGCGACATAAGTTTGGAGGATTTAATTTTGATACATCTTTATACCCATAAATCGACTTCAGACCATAGTATGCGAAATAAATACCGCTCTGCCATTTATACTTTTGGGCCACTGGATGTTGAAAGATCTACCTTGGCACTGCAAAAATTTCAGGAGAATTTTAAAAAGCCTTTGGTAACCAAAGTCCTACCCTTCAGGGAATTTAAAGTTTCCGATAAGGCATTTCAAAACTATTATTATAAGAATCCATATAAGCCATTTTGCAAAACCCATATTGCCCCAAAAATCAAGTTGTTATTGTTGAAGTTTGCCGACAAAGTGGATCATATTAAGGTCTTGAATCAATAA
- a CDS encoding D-alanyl-D-alanine carboxypeptidase: MMLKSMNVHFQQLLLNKKRTLGQLILVGASISLIGCKTLNTNRLNKIIDQQISSQTTNNYFQGLLIYDPVKKDTLYSHNSQKYFTPASNTKIITLYTSLKTLPEKIPALKYIAKNDTLYMEGTGDPSLLHPYFGDSTAIKFAKNYKNVFLYLNNFEESRYGPGWAWEDYDLYFSPERNSIPLYGNVVTITNNDSLAVSPNHFKNQVVPISYGVNRELYSNTFYYDPHRNDTLESPFMIDSTLTKSLLEEVLLKKVNIVQEMPNEEKQVLYSVSSDSLYKRMMEVSDNFLAEQLLILSSSTLSDTLNSAKARKYILDNYLQELEQPPRWVDGSGLSRYNLFTPGTMVYVLNKMYQEIPRERLFNFFPVGGLTGTLKGRFNGDDRPYIYAKTGSLGNNYCLSGYLITQSGKTLIFSFMNNHFTKSNSEVKQHMESIFEMIRDNY; the protein is encoded by the coding sequence ATGATGTTAAAGTCGATGAACGTACATTTTCAACAACTTCTTTTAAATAAAAAAAGGACTCTTGGACAACTGATTCTAGTTGGAGCCTCCATAAGCTTAATAGGATGTAAAACATTAAATACCAATAGATTAAACAAGATCATTGACCAACAGATAAGTTCACAGACTACCAACAATTACTTTCAAGGTCTATTAATTTATGACCCTGTAAAAAAAGACACCTTGTATAGCCATAATAGCCAAAAATATTTTACCCCGGCAAGTAATACCAAGATCATTACCTTATATACTTCCCTTAAAACCCTACCCGAAAAGATTCCGGCCCTAAAATATATTGCTAAAAATGATACCCTGTATATGGAAGGTACGGGCGACCCAAGCTTGTTGCATCCCTATTTTGGTGACAGTACCGCAATAAAATTTGCCAAGAACTATAAGAACGTGTTCCTTTATCTGAATAATTTTGAGGAAAGTAGATATGGTCCAGGATGGGCCTGGGAGGATTATGACCTCTATTTTAGTCCGGAAAGAAATAGTATTCCCTTATATGGCAATGTTGTAACCATTACCAATAATGATAGTTTGGCAGTTAGTCCAAACCATTTTAAAAACCAGGTAGTACCGATTAGTTATGGAGTAAATAGGGAATTGTACAGCAATACCTTTTATTATGACCCTCATAGAAATGATACCTTGGAGAGTCCTTTTATGATAGACAGCACACTTACAAAAAGTCTATTGGAAGAAGTCCTACTTAAAAAGGTCAATATTGTACAAGAGATGCCGAATGAGGAAAAACAGGTGTTGTACAGTGTTTCGTCAGATTCCCTGTATAAGAGAATGATGGAAGTAAGTGATAATTTTCTTGCGGAACAACTATTAATTTTAAGCTCCTCTACCCTTTCGGATACCTTGAACAGTGCTAAGGCCAGGAAGTATATTTTGGACAATTATTTACAGGAACTTGAGCAACCACCGAGATGGGTAGATGGTTCCGGACTTTCCCGTTACAACTTGTTTACCCCGGGAACAATGGTCTATGTATTAAATAAAATGTACCAGGAAATACCAAGGGAACGCCTGTTCAACTTTTTTCCAGTTGGGGGCCTTACCGGGACTTTAAAAGGAAGGTTTAATGGTGATGATCGCCCATATATTTATGCCAAAACCGGATCACTTGGCAATAATTATTGCCTTAGTGGGTATCTAATTACCCAGTCTGGAAAGACTTTAATATTTAGCTTTATGAACAACCATTTTACCAAAAGCAATAGTGAGGTAAAACAACATATGGAATCTATTTTCGAAATGATCAGGGACAATTATTGA
- a CDS encoding LysR substrate-binding domain-containing protein, with the protein MTITQLQYVLAVAEYQNFTLAAEKSFVTQPTLSMQVQKLEDELDILIFDRSKKPITITEVGAKIVAQAKNIVNEANRIKDIVDQEKGFIGGEFTLGIIPTIMPTLLPMFLRTFIKKYPKVNLIIKEQNTENLIRNLQDGHIDAAIAATPLEIEFIKERPLYYEPFVGYVPPNHRLGRIAELVPEDLEISDVLLLRDGHCFRDGVINLCNASKSYQEEHFQLQSGSFETLINLSNEGLGMTLLPFLNTIELDDKKKQNLKFFKNPSPAREVSLIYHKSELKIQITEALYDVIASVVRGAIAFQDVKIISPLNK; encoded by the coding sequence ATGACCATTACACAGTTGCAATATGTATTAGCCGTTGCCGAGTACCAGAATTTTACCTTAGCGGCCGAAAAAAGCTTTGTCACCCAACCTACATTGAGTATGCAGGTCCAAAAATTGGAGGACGAGTTGGACATATTAATTTTCGATAGGAGTAAAAAACCTATTACCATAACAGAAGTGGGCGCCAAAATAGTTGCACAGGCCAAAAATATTGTCAATGAGGCCAACCGTATTAAAGATATAGTAGATCAGGAAAAGGGTTTTATTGGCGGTGAATTTACCCTTGGGATCATCCCTACCATTATGCCCACCTTATTGCCCATGTTCTTGAGGACCTTCATTAAAAAATATCCAAAGGTAAATCTGATCATTAAAGAGCAGAACACGGAAAATTTGATCCGAAATCTGCAAGATGGCCATATTGATGCGGCAATTGCGGCTACGCCATTGGAAATCGAATTTATTAAGGAACGCCCACTTTATTACGAACCTTTTGTGGGGTACGTACCTCCCAATCATAGACTGGGAAGAATAGCGGAATTAGTACCTGAAGATTTGGAAATTTCTGATGTTCTACTTTTAAGGGACGGACATTGTTTTAGGGATGGAGTCATAAACTTGTGCAATGCCTCAAAAAGTTATCAGGAAGAACACTTTCAATTGCAGAGCGGTAGTTTTGAAACGTTGATCAACCTATCCAATGAAGGATTGGGCATGACCCTCCTACCCTTCCTAAACACCATTGAATTGGATGATAAAAAGAAGCAGAACCTAAAATTCTTCAAAAACCCCTCTCCTGCTCGTGAAGTAAGTCTTATTTACCACAAAAGTGAGCTGAAAATACAAATTACAGAAGCCTTATATGATGTTATTGCCAGTGTAGTAAGAGGTGCTATTGCTTTTCAGGATGTAAAAATTATTAGTCCGTTGAACAAATAA
- a CDS encoding TolC family protein, which yields MKKCIVLLFLCSNLIVLGQSKKLTLTEAIEMAKKNSPEYQAVLNQSQASYWKYRTYMAEFLPQFRLIATVPDYSNSIQRITNDEGQDIFVNQNQSRIDGQLAITQQVPFTGGDFSLISRLQRVDRYGDIESSNYSLTPFSINYYQNSLFFNPYKWDRQIEPLKFEESKREFIERMEDISLSSCLRYFGLLTAQMRLKNSQNNLATQDTLLQIAKGRFEIGKIAENELLQMELGHLNSKNEVTSNTISLKRTSQNLARYLELETEDIELFIPEKLVDFEVSVQTALDEATNNRKSVIEFRRRRLEAERNLAEIKGTNRLEINVNANFGLNKRADDYDALFQDFDRQQNVSVSLGIPIFDWGVSKSRRKMGEADLGLVETNIEQEQQAFEQEIYLHILNWSSKRDFLATSEKAKEIAIKRYQITKERYILGKITITDLNLAQQEKDKAELDYLNSLQNFWTDYYTLRKLTLYDFINDKKIEAEKIVFD from the coding sequence ATGAAAAAATGTATTGTGTTGTTATTCCTATGTTCAAACCTTATTGTCCTGGGACAGTCCAAAAAGCTAACACTAACGGAGGCCATAGAAATGGCGAAAAAAAACTCTCCTGAATACCAAGCCGTCCTAAACCAATCCCAAGCCAGCTATTGGAAATACAGGACTTATATGGCCGAATTTCTGCCACAATTTAGATTAATTGCTACTGTACCGGATTACTCAAATTCCATTCAAAGAATTACCAATGACGAGGGCCAGGATATTTTCGTAAATCAAAATCAGTCCAGAATTGATGGGCAACTTGCCATTACCCAGCAAGTACCATTTACAGGTGGGGACTTTTCCCTAATTTCCCGATTACAACGAGTGGATCGTTATGGTGATATAGAATCCAGTAATTACTCCCTAACACCATTTTCCATAAATTACTATCAGAATTCCCTATTCTTTAATCCGTATAAATGGGACAGGCAAATAGAACCTTTAAAGTTTGAGGAATCCAAACGCGAATTCATAGAACGTATGGAAGATATTTCCTTAAGCAGTTGCCTACGCTATTTTGGTCTTTTAACCGCGCAAATGAGATTAAAAAATTCCCAGAACAATTTAGCTACCCAAGATACCTTATTGCAGATTGCCAAAGGCAGGTTTGAGATTGGAAAAATAGCAGAGAACGAATTGTTACAAATGGAACTTGGGCATCTAAATTCAAAAAATGAAGTAACAAGCAATACCATCTCCCTAAAAAGGACTTCACAAAATTTGGCCCGTTATCTGGAACTGGAAACCGAAGATATAGAACTATTCATTCCTGAAAAATTGGTAGATTTTGAGGTAAGTGTGCAGACTGCCCTGGATGAGGCAACCAATAACAGAAAATCGGTTATAGAATTTAGAAGGAGGCGTTTGGAAGCAGAAAGAAACCTTGCGGAAATAAAAGGCACCAATAGATTGGAAATCAATGTCAACGCCAATTTTGGATTGAATAAACGTGCAGACGATTATGACGCCCTTTTCCAAGATTTTGATAGACAACAAAATGTCTCCGTATCCTTGGGCATTCCCATTTTCGATTGGGGGGTATCCAAGTCCAGAAGAAAAATGGGAGAGGCCGATCTAGGTCTGGTAGAAACAAATATTGAGCAGGAACAACAGGCCTTTGAACAGGAAATATACCTACATATTTTAAATTGGTCCAGCAAAAGGGATTTTCTTGCAACTTCGGAGAAGGCAAAAGAGATTGCCATAAAGCGATATCAGATCACTAAAGAGCGGTATATTCTAGGGAAAATAACCATTACGGATCTAAATTTGGCGCAACAGGAAAAAGACAAGGCAGAACTTGATTATCTGAATTCCTTGCAAAATTTCTGGACGGACTACTATACTTTACGAAAGCTGACACTCTATGATTTTATCAATGACAAAAAGATAGAAGCTGAAAAGATAGTTTTCGATTAA
- a CDS encoding ABC transporter permease, whose translation MIDKILLEQIVSNFSEAIRVVTINKVRTFLTALGIIFGVAAVITMLSIGNGAEKEILAQLELVGVNNIVVTPIPDEEDENASEEDEGTKEITRFSKGLDLLDVASIANNIPTIKAISPEIILETYVINKGRQNSVKLIGVTNSYFPTSNIHIGKGSNFSEEHIINAASVCIIGEKVEKKLFPGESAVGKQIKVKDVWLQVIGIIEEKLISEKAQENLGIRDLNHDIYIPVKTFLVRYKDRKIISDEPLDFSGGGMIYIGGENNGPKKRIPRGNYHQLDKLTVQVNNSSELKSTAEVLSKLLKRKHNDVLDFEITIPIQLLKQQQKTKQIFNIVLSIIAGISLLIGGIGIMNIMLASVLERTKEIGIMRAIGATKQDVILQFLSESVLISLGGGIIGIILGIVASYGLELATGIETILSLNSIILSFFVATFIGLAFGVLPAKSAANKNPIEAIRRE comes from the coding sequence ATGATAGATAAAATACTCCTAGAACAGATTGTCTCCAATTTCAGTGAGGCCATCCGTGTTGTAACCATCAATAAAGTAAGAACCTTTTTAACGGCATTGGGCATTATTTTTGGAGTTGCGGCCGTAATCACAATGTTATCTATTGGAAACGGGGCCGAGAAGGAGATCTTGGCACAATTGGAACTGGTAGGCGTCAACAATATTGTGGTAACACCCATTCCTGATGAGGAGGATGAAAACGCCAGCGAAGAAGACGAAGGGACCAAGGAAATAACTAGATTTTCAAAAGGACTTGATCTCTTGGATGTAGCCAGTATAGCCAATAACATTCCGACCATTAAAGCCATAAGCCCCGAAATTATATTGGAAACTTATGTCATCAATAAGGGAAGACAAAATTCGGTTAAACTTATTGGGGTGACCAATTCCTATTTTCCTACTTCCAATATTCATATAGGCAAAGGCAGCAACTTCTCCGAGGAACATATTATAAATGCCGCTTCGGTCTGCATTATTGGTGAAAAGGTGGAGAAAAAATTGTTTCCAGGCGAAAGTGCGGTCGGCAAACAAATTAAGGTCAAGGATGTTTGGCTTCAGGTAATAGGAATAATCGAGGAAAAGCTTATTTCGGAAAAAGCTCAGGAAAACTTGGGCATTAGGGACTTGAACCATGATATTTACATCCCGGTAAAAACCTTCTTGGTGCGATACAAAGATCGAAAGATTATTTCCGATGAACCCTTGGATTTTAGTGGTGGAGGAATGATTTACATAGGTGGGGAAAATAATGGACCTAAAAAGCGGATTCCCAGAGGCAATTACCATCAGTTGGATAAATTAACGGTCCAGGTGAACAATTCCAGCGAGCTTAAATCTACTGCCGAAGTATTGAGCAAACTTCTCAAAAGAAAGCATAATGATGTTTTGGATTTTGAGATTACCATTCCTATACAACTATTAAAACAACAACAAAAGACCAAGCAGATCTTCAATATTGTACTTAGCATTATTGCCGGTATATCACTTCTTATAGGGGGTATTGGCATTATGAACATTATGTTGGCCTCTGTACTGGAACGGACAAAGGAAATAGGAATCATGAGGGCCATTGGCGCCACAAAGCAAGATGTAATCCTTCAGTTTCTATCAGAGTCTGTCCTTATAAGTTTGGGCGGAGGTATAATAGGAATAATATTGGGAATTGTAGCATCGTATGGATTGGAACTGGCCACGGGTATAGAAACCATACTTTCATTGAACTCCATAATTTTATCCTTTTTCGTAGCCACTTTTATAGGGCTTGCCTTTGGAGTGCTGCCTGCAAAATCAGCTGCCAACAAAAATCCAATAGAAGCCATAAGACGTGAATAG
- a CDS encoding efflux RND transporter periplasmic adaptor subunit → MNKKKLLLFGIPIVLILVGYTLFGNTADEDVAVTTKVVKGDFVNEVIISGEAQSTSLKKINAPEEIRKFKLNVKIQDLIPEGSFVKEGDYVGRLDPSEVNEQILDAQLNLETAESKYTQEQLDTTLTLKQERTAIKDLLFDIQENKLELKQSIYEPPATIKKLEINIERLERDLKEKTEDYIIKEQKAMAKMVEVGTEVSKIKKMLEELRDLQKSFTIHSDTNGMVTYAKNWDGSKRKVGTTINSWDPAIATLPDLTKMESKTYANEVDIRKIKKDLPVIIGFDAFPDITLKGTITNVANVGEEKRGSDIKLFQVLVNFDENNDNVRPGMTTSNRILIHKEEDVLMVPLEAVFSQDSISFVYTKSGMSIDKKEIEMGESNLDVVIIKKGLNEKEIVYLSKPEGMEEKRILSLN, encoded by the coding sequence ATGAATAAAAAAAAACTACTCCTATTTGGTATTCCCATTGTTCTTATTCTTGTAGGTTACACCCTTTTCGGGAACACCGCTGATGAAGATGTAGCCGTTACCACCAAAGTGGTAAAGGGCGATTTTGTTAATGAAGTCATTATTTCCGGAGAGGCCCAATCTACCAGTTTAAAAAAAATTAATGCCCCGGAAGAGATTCGGAAATTTAAACTTAATGTCAAGATCCAAGATTTAATTCCGGAAGGCTCTTTTGTAAAGGAAGGCGACTATGTAGGACGCTTGGATCCCTCTGAGGTGAATGAACAGATTTTGGATGCCCAATTAAACTTGGAAACTGCTGAATCCAAATACACCCAGGAACAGCTGGATACAACCCTTACTCTTAAACAGGAGCGGACAGCGATAAAAGATTTGCTTTTTGATATTCAAGAAAATAAATTGGAACTTAAACAGTCCATTTATGAACCCCCTGCTACCATCAAAAAATTGGAAATAAATATTGAACGCTTGGAGCGTGATCTAAAAGAAAAAACGGAGGATTATATAATCAAGGAGCAAAAGGCCATGGCCAAAATGGTAGAAGTGGGAACTGAAGTCTCCAAAATAAAAAAAATGTTGGAAGAGCTCAGGGATCTTCAAAAATCCTTCACCATACATTCCGACACCAATGGAATGGTAACCTATGCCAAAAACTGGGATGGATCCAAAAGGAAGGTAGGAACCACCATAAACAGTTGGGATCCGGCAATTGCGACCCTCCCTGATCTGACCAAAATGGAATCCAAGACCTATGCCAATGAAGTGGATATTAGGAAAATTAAAAAGGACCTTCCCGTTATAATAGGTTTTGATGCCTTCCCAGATATAACCTTAAAGGGAACCATAACCAATGTTGCCAATGTGGGCGAAGAGAAAAGGGGTTCGGATATCAAGTTGTTTCAGGTATTGGTAAACTTTGATGAGAACAATGATAACGTTAGACCTGGAATGACCACCTCCAATAGAATTTTGATACACAAGGAAGAAGATGTCCTTATGGTGCCTTTGGAAGCGGTTTTTTCCCAAGATTCCATAAGTTTTGTCTATACCAAGTCTGGTATGTCCATCGATAAAAAGGAAATAGAAATGGGCGAATCCAATTTGGATGTAGTGATCATAAAAAAAGGTTTAAATGAGAAGGAAATAGTTTATCTGAGCAAACCGGAAGGAATGGAAGAAAAGAGAATTCTATCTTTAAATTAG
- a CDS encoding Dps family protein: MQLNSIGLDVTKSKSLSKDLNQLLANFQRYYQNLRGIHWNIKGKRFFDLHVKFEELYTDANLKVDEIAERILTLGGVPLHTFEDYIENSKVPVGKNITKDEDAIRLIVESLSELLVIERAILDASDEASDEGTNSMMSEFITQQEKTVWMMKAWLAEEI; the protein is encoded by the coding sequence ATGCAATTAAACAGTATAGGTTTGGATGTTACCAAATCAAAATCGTTAAGTAAGGACTTAAATCAATTATTGGCAAATTTCCAACGTTACTATCAGAACCTAAGGGGAATTCACTGGAATATAAAAGGGAAGAGGTTTTTTGATCTTCATGTAAAATTTGAAGAATTGTATACCGATGCCAACCTAAAAGTGGATGAAATAGCGGAACGGATACTTACCTTGGGAGGGGTTCCCCTTCATACTTTTGAGGATTATATTGAGAATTCCAAAGTTCCGGTTGGCAAAAATATAACCAAGGATGAGGATGCGATTCGCTTGATCGTAGAATCACTTTCAGAATTATTGGTTATTGAAAGGGCTATTTTGGATGCATCGGATGAGGCTTCCGATGAAGGTACCAATTCTATGATGAGCGAGTTTATCACCCAGCAAGAAAAAACGGTGTGGATGATGAAAGCTTGGTTGGCCGAGGAAATTTAA
- a CDS encoding metallophosphoesterase yields MPCTYISLTPLKSGVKYWILIISILLFFSCRENNGSDSSTVDTPSEEITSISFTAIGDVPYNNEQRDGLIDIISKHNAIDPSEFVIHVGDIKPGAAECDETVYQDVSGILRTFEAPTFIVLGDNEYNDCSNPQQGLEYWNKYFLHFNENWTFEPTVIYQPERTENFSWTQKNVLFIGVNLVGSQVHDSLEWHNRLVQNGQWVKKLLEKQVDNVEAMVVFGHANIVEAGPDKFKPFTDLFRSAAQSFGKPVLMVQGDGHFWIKNKPWPEQNITRLQIDGRDTAVKITVDTSLDYPFSFDRHFLDPSSQNKNHPQ; encoded by the coding sequence ATGCCTTGTACCTATATATCTTTAACACCATTAAAGTCCGGAGTAAAGTATTGGATTTTAATAATATCAATTTTATTATTTTTTTCCTGTCGGGAGAACAACGGTTCGGACTCCAGTACGGTTGATACACCATCGGAAGAAATTACTTCCATCTCCTTTACCGCTATTGGGGACGTACCGTACAACAATGAACAGCGCGATGGCTTGATCGATATCATATCCAAGCACAATGCCATTGATCCTTCAGAATTTGTTATCCATGTAGGGGACATAAAGCCCGGTGCCGCTGAATGTGATGAAACGGTCTACCAAGATGTTTCGGGCATATTAAGGACGTTTGAGGCGCCTACCTTTATCGTTTTGGGAGACAATGAATATAATGATTGCAGTAACCCACAGCAAGGATTGGAATACTGGAACAAATATTTCCTTCATTTTAATGAAAATTGGACGTTTGAACCTACTGTCATCTATCAGCCCGAGCGTACAGAAAACTTTAGTTGGACACAGAAGAATGTTTTATTTATAGGAGTTAATCTCGTAGGAAGTCAGGTTCATGACTCCTTGGAATGGCATAACAGATTGGTCCAAAATGGCCAATGGGTTAAAAAACTCTTGGAAAAGCAAGTGGACAATGTAGAAGCCATGGTAGTTTTTGGCCATGCCAATATAGTGGAAGCCGGTCCTGATAAATTTAAACCCTTTACGGATTTGTTTCGATCTGCCGCCCAATCTTTTGGGAAACCAGTTCTAATGGTTCAAGGAGATGGACATTTTTGGATCAAAAATAAACCCTGGCCAGAACAAAACATTACCAGGCTACAAATAGATGGAAGGGATACAGCCGTGAAAATAACGGTAGATACCTCACTCGACTATCCCTTTTCCTTCGATAGACATTTCTTGGATCCTAGCTCCCAAAACAAAAATCATCCCCAATAG
- a CDS encoding DoxX family protein, which yields MATIKSLNKWANAHTYYPLDLLRVALGVFLFMKGVDFMSNHQQMAEIIKPFQDIPGGMLIIHYVAPAHFVGGFLIVIGLLTRWAVVAQLPILIGAVLVNFLGEMNSRNLVLASITLLACIFFMFYGSGKHSADYYLKMQK from the coding sequence ATGGCAACAATTAAATCTTTAAACAAATGGGCCAATGCACATACTTATTATCCCTTGGATTTGTTAAGAGTTGCATTGGGAGTATTTCTTTTTATGAAAGGAGTAGATTTTATGTCCAATCATCAACAAATGGCAGAAATCATTAAACCCTTTCAAGACATTCCGGGAGGTATGTTGATTATTCATTATGTTGCGCCGGCACATTTTGTTGGTGGCTTTTTAATTGTAATAGGCTTACTTACCCGCTGGGCAGTAGTAGCTCAATTACCAATCCTTATTGGTGCAGTATTGGTTAATTTTTTGGGGGAAATGAATAGCAGAAATCTAGTTCTGGCTTCCATCACCTTATTGGCATGTATATTCTTTATGTTCTATGGATCTGGCAAACATTCCGCAGATTACTATTTAAAAATGCAGAAATAG